A region from the Microbacterium lacus genome encodes:
- a CDS encoding transglutaminase domain-containing protein — translation MSTERPERGRVLVPRIVAGTLFVAVGVVIAAVAAWPIYRDPAFVLLVGASSLTAAGIAALAAARGWGGWSVAALLLGAFVVLGIPLAVPTRLGSVPDAARGLADLGLGVLFAWKDLLTVDLPVGTYRNLLVPALIVFLVGTCVALLLSWSAGRSAYAAVAVVGAMISFGLFFGRPTVSAPLVLGPLRLPAPVETALGVAGLVAALGWLAWRSRDERVRALRRAADSSGVRLSRRPSLADRRRFALGAGMLVVAVTASALVVPFAAQGASREVLRAGAGPELAIAAAVSPLAEYRGLFRDDRAEDVLFTVTSDGVLPERVRLATLDSYDGELYRTAGAGASSPFVRVPATRDAGEGTPSRTRIEIGELDGIWMPSIGRLVSAEFEGPRAAQLADRFYYRADAGAAVQTVPGGWVAGDAYALTGVTPPAADLALAEAPGGPVAEVAAPESLRTWVQEHASGSGGAALEGLVRLLRERGYLSHALEIDEGRPPAWMQALPDYRFQPSTAGHSLARVDAMFARLLEREADPRARANDNYVAAVGDDEQFATATALIANELGFPARVVVGARLQSADPQLSTCEAGVCRAEDVAVWTEVLTARGEWVPIDATPQYAQSPSLEVTEQRNPENVTEVRPDPVEDVLPPDPVQEDTGSDEAADEPAGLDLAWLWPVLRVGGIVLLALLLVLGPFAVILAAKASRRRGRRTQGSPAMRIAGGWDEYVDAVVDTGHDAPGDLTRTELASGVSGAAGLALATDADRAVFSDETLTDDDAAAYWRLVDARRRELRRGRGFWRGTWATVSLRSFVRHLAPSGSRSRRSERGKRRSVRPLRVTS, via the coding sequence GTGAGCACCGAACGGCCCGAACGCGGCAGGGTCCTCGTCCCGCGCATCGTCGCGGGCACGCTCTTCGTCGCGGTGGGCGTCGTGATCGCCGCCGTCGCCGCGTGGCCGATCTACCGCGATCCGGCTTTCGTGCTCCTGGTCGGCGCGTCCTCGCTCACGGCGGCCGGCATCGCCGCGCTCGCCGCCGCGCGCGGCTGGGGCGGGTGGTCGGTGGCCGCGCTCCTGCTCGGCGCGTTCGTCGTGCTCGGCATCCCGCTCGCCGTGCCCACCCGTCTCGGCAGCGTGCCCGATGCGGCCCGCGGACTCGCCGATCTGGGCCTCGGCGTTCTGTTCGCCTGGAAGGACCTCCTCACGGTCGACCTGCCCGTCGGCACGTACCGCAATCTCCTGGTGCCGGCGCTGATCGTCTTCCTCGTCGGCACGTGCGTCGCCCTTCTCCTGTCCTGGAGCGCCGGTCGATCGGCGTACGCCGCGGTGGCCGTCGTGGGCGCGATGATCTCGTTCGGGCTGTTCTTCGGCCGCCCGACCGTGAGCGCGCCGCTCGTGCTCGGGCCGCTGCGCCTTCCCGCGCCGGTCGAGACGGCCCTCGGGGTCGCAGGTCTCGTGGCCGCGCTCGGGTGGCTCGCGTGGCGCAGCCGTGATGAACGCGTGCGAGCGCTGCGCCGCGCCGCCGATTCCAGCGGCGTGCGCCTCTCGCGTCGGCCGTCGCTCGCGGACCGCCGCCGCTTCGCGCTCGGAGCGGGCATGCTCGTGGTCGCGGTGACGGCATCGGCGCTCGTCGTACCGTTCGCGGCGCAGGGTGCCTCCCGAGAGGTGCTGCGTGCGGGGGCGGGTCCCGAACTCGCGATCGCCGCGGCGGTGAGTCCGCTCGCCGAGTACCGCGGGCTGTTCCGCGACGATCGCGCGGAGGACGTGCTGTTCACCGTGACCTCCGACGGCGTCCTGCCCGAGCGCGTGCGCCTGGCAACGCTGGACAGCTACGACGGGGAGCTCTACCGCACCGCAGGCGCGGGTGCGTCTTCGCCGTTCGTGCGCGTGCCCGCCACGCGCGACGCCGGCGAGGGCACCCCGTCCCGGACGCGGATCGAGATCGGAGAGCTCGACGGGATCTGGATGCCGAGCATCGGCCGGCTCGTGTCGGCCGAGTTCGAGGGTCCCCGGGCGGCGCAGCTCGCGGACCGCTTCTACTACCGTGCGGATGCCGGCGCCGCGGTGCAGACCGTGCCGGGCGGCTGGGTCGCCGGCGACGCCTACGCGCTGACCGGTGTCACTCCGCCGGCGGCGGATCTCGCTCTCGCGGAGGCGCCGGGCGGGCCCGTCGCCGAAGTCGCCGCCCCGGAGAGCCTGCGCACCTGGGTGCAGGAGCACGCGTCGGGCTCGGGCGGGGCCGCGCTCGAGGGGCTGGTGCGTCTGCTGCGCGAGCGCGGCTACCTGAGTCACGCGCTCGAGATCGACGAGGGCCGGCCGCCCGCGTGGATGCAGGCGCTCCCCGACTACCGCTTCCAGCCGAGCACGGCGGGCCACTCCCTCGCCCGTGTCGACGCGATGTTCGCGCGGCTGCTCGAGCGCGAAGCCGACCCCCGGGCGCGCGCGAACGACAACTACGTCGCCGCGGTGGGCGACGACGAGCAGTTCGCGACCGCGACGGCCCTGATCGCGAACGAGCTCGGATTCCCGGCGCGCGTGGTGGTCGGTGCGCGACTGCAGAGCGCGGATCCGCAGCTGTCGACGTGCGAGGCGGGGGTGTGCCGCGCGGAGGACGTCGCCGTCTGGACGGAGGTGCTCACCGCCCGGGGTGAGTGGGTGCCGATCGATGCGACCCCGCAGTACGCGCAATCGCCGAGCCTCGAGGTCACCGAGCAGCGCAACCCCGAGAACGTCACGGAGGTGCGGCCCGACCCCGTCGAGGACGTGCTGCCGCCGGATCCCGTGCAGGAGGACACCGGATCCGATGAGGCCGCCGACGAGCCGGCGGGGCTGGACCTCGCATGGCTGTGGCCGGTGCTGCGCGTGGGCGGGATCGTGCTGCTCGCTCTGCTCCTCGTGCTGGGTCCGTTCGCGGTGATCCTCGCGGCGAAGGCGAGCCGCCGTCGCGGCCGCCGCACGCAGGGTTCGCCCGCTATGCGGATCGCCGGCGGGTGGGACGAGTACGTCGACGCCGTCGTGGACACCGGGCACGACGCGCCCGGTGATCTCACGCGCACCGAGCTCGCGAGCGGGGTGTCGGGGGCGGCGGGGCTCGCGCTGGCGACGGATGCCGACCGCGCGGTCTTCTCCGACGAGACGCTCACCGATGACGACGCGGCGGCCTACTGGCGGCTCGTGGACGCCCGGCGGCGGGAGCTGCGCCGCGGGCGTGGTTTCTGGCGCGGGACCTGGGCGACCGTATCGTTGAGATCATTCGTCCGCCACCTGGCGCCCTCGGGCTCCCGGTCGCGCAGGTCCGAAAGGGGGAAGCGCCGGTCCGTCAGGCCGCTGCGCGTCACGTCATGA